A window of Halodesulfovibrio aestuarii DSM 17919 = ATCC 29578 contains these coding sequences:
- a CDS encoding MBL fold metallo-hydrolase, with protein MFVRCWGARGNIPTSGTQMQFHGGATPCLEIRTYDQSVIICDAGTGIRKLGWTLLKEQRLEYTLLLTHAHDDHLAGLPFFEPLYETNTRVTVFEHKELRDKLEKICDTREAQIFSPYSTRPVGARIDWNPALELGHITKIGSAFVTSIPASHPGGCVGFKIADRGKTVVYLPDNEIGFDHGAHMDFAAYVRLCSGVDLLIHDAQYTCDEYLSCKGRGHSSWRQALELAIAAGVQQLGLFHHDSDRTDEQLFDIVETCKREAAQRSPRLLCFAMREGSELVLS; from the coding sequence ATGTTTGTTCGATGTTGGGGGGCTCGCGGTAATATTCCAACTTCCGGTACACAGATGCAGTTTCATGGTGGAGCAACACCTTGCCTTGAGATTCGCACGTATGACCAGTCTGTGATCATTTGTGATGCCGGGACAGGTATTCGAAAGTTAGGTTGGACCTTACTGAAAGAACAACGCTTAGAATATACTCTTTTGCTTACACACGCGCATGATGATCATTTGGCCGGATTACCTTTTTTTGAACCTCTGTATGAAACAAACACCCGGGTAACAGTTTTTGAGCATAAAGAGTTGCGGGATAAACTGGAAAAAATATGTGACACTCGTGAAGCACAGATATTTTCTCCGTATTCTACTCGTCCCGTGGGAGCACGTATTGATTGGAACCCTGCATTGGAACTTGGACATATTACAAAAATAGGGAGTGCGTTTGTGACGTCTATCCCTGCATCACATCCCGGAGGGTGTGTTGGATTCAAGATTGCTGATCGGGGCAAAACGGTAGTGTATCTGCCTGATAACGAAATAGGATTCGATCATGGCGCGCACATGGATTTTGCAGCGTACGTGCGGTTATGTAGTGGAGTAGATTTGCTCATACACGATGCCCAATATACTTGTGATGAGTATCTTAGTTGTAAGGGGCGGGGACATTCTTCGTGGCGGCAGGCTCTGGAACTGGCTATTGCAGCAGGTGTACAGCAACTTGGTCTCTTTCATCACGATTCAGATCGCACAGATGAGCAGCTTTTTGATATTGTTGAGACGTGTAAGCGCGAAGCAGCACAACGTTCTCCAAGGCTTTTATGTTTTGCCATGCGCGAAGGTTCTGAACTCGTGTTGTCATAG
- a CDS encoding aminopeptidase — MYDTPTLERYAEVLFWALSRARTSPYKKSDFILVNYDIDGLSLAEEVCSLLHDKGMIPIPRMNETPRMQVDRYTKANNKRLTTIFPGQRDLYNHLNGSISIYAPASLAHLSNIDPELIAMYSKAQQPLRGIMQTREDMGAFSWTLCMYPTQALAAQAGITLEEYARQIEMACYLNKPEPTVQWRQFAKKVDELTEWLDSFGDCAMHVESASVDLNVRIGQHRKWVGFTGRNIPSFELYVSPDMRHTNGVYKSTLPTFRSGNIIGDIQLIFKDGRVTKVTADHNQAFVEQQLNQDPGAALVGEFALVDKRFSPISKFMANTLYDENHGGENGSMHIALGNSYANTFSGHAEQLTEDTRKNLGFNSSSLHWDLVNTEEKRVVAQLPNGERKTIYENGKFSL; from the coding sequence ATGTACGATACTCCCACACTAGAACGCTACGCCGAAGTACTTTTCTGGGCACTCTCAAGAGCCCGGACTTCACCATATAAAAAAAGTGATTTTATTCTGGTAAATTATGACATTGACGGGCTCTCTCTAGCAGAAGAGGTCTGCTCACTGCTTCACGACAAAGGAATGATTCCTATCCCCAGAATGAATGAAACTCCCCGTATGCAGGTGGACAGATACACCAAAGCAAACAATAAACGCCTCACTACAATCTTCCCGGGGCAGCGCGACTTATATAACCATCTTAATGGATCAATTTCCATTTACGCTCCTGCTTCACTCGCGCATTTGTCAAATATCGATCCAGAACTCATCGCTATGTATAGCAAAGCGCAACAACCGTTACGCGGTATTATGCAAACCCGTGAAGACATGGGGGCATTCAGCTGGACATTATGCATGTATCCTACACAGGCGTTAGCTGCACAGGCAGGTATTACTCTTGAGGAATATGCACGGCAGATTGAAATGGCATGTTACCTTAATAAACCTGAACCCACAGTCCAATGGCGTCAATTTGCCAAAAAAGTTGATGAACTCACTGAATGGCTGGACAGTTTCGGGGATTGTGCAATGCACGTTGAATCGGCTTCGGTCGATCTGAATGTCCGAATAGGTCAACACCGCAAATGGGTAGGTTTCACGGGCCGCAACATTCCTTCATTCGAACTGTATGTTTCGCCGGACATGCGCCACACAAATGGTGTCTATAAATCCACGCTACCGACGTTCCGTTCCGGAAACATTATTGGGGATATTCAGTTAATATTTAAGGATGGGCGTGTCACTAAAGTCACAGCAGATCACAATCAGGCATTTGTTGAGCAACAGCTTAATCAAGACCCCGGTGCTGCATTAGTTGGTGAATTTGCACTGGTAGACAAACGCTTTTCTCCCATCTCCAAATTTATGGCCAACACTCTATACGATGAAAACCATGGTGGAGAAAACGGCTCTATGCATATTGCGTTAGGTAATTCTTATGCGAACACGTTTAGCGGCCATGCAGAACAATTAACAGAAGATACACGTAAAAATCTTGGATTCAACTCATCCTCACTGCATTGGGACTTAGTTAATACAGAAGAAAAAAGAGTTGTAGCGCAACTTCCAAACGGTGAACGGAAAACAATTTATGAAAATGGTAAGTTCTCGCTATAA
- a CDS encoding GGDEF domain-containing protein has product METSTVSTEDLKEIIYHKNLKVGTYWILFSSCILQVLNAYYLFLGFNLLTPLGIACNTIHTAFLIISAICIKFAFKSKRASHHSWIISAFCIGLFWAISTVNTVYFWNQPEPASRGIVIGAFSLVIGWYARPALLLTAFPTMLAAYIYLIVGFSDKTHLGLLLSILKFPALMLASLYTLRYWLSFCMEKFVENEILTEKLEAMVRIDELTKIANRKGYNEALEQALEVAQRFGKPLTLLLIDVDYFKQYNDHLGHQAGDRCIKAIAKVLSNHARRAIDTAARIGGEEFALILPSCDQYQATTIADKIQETLANQMIYHPASPISPNVTISIGISEYVPNDTSGTLYNKADMALYEAKHHGRNCFVVATDIQNNSQSLDAV; this is encoded by the coding sequence ATGGAAACCAGTACAGTAAGCACAGAAGACCTCAAAGAAATTATCTATCACAAAAATTTGAAAGTGGGTACTTACTGGATTCTTTTTTCTTCATGTATTCTGCAAGTATTAAACGCTTACTATCTTTTTCTAGGCTTTAATCTTCTTACACCATTAGGTATTGCATGCAATACTATCCACACAGCCTTCCTTATCATCAGTGCAATATGCATTAAATTTGCATTCAAAAGCAAACGTGCATCGCACCATAGCTGGATCATCTCTGCATTTTGCATTGGTCTTTTCTGGGCTATTTCCACAGTAAACACCGTTTATTTCTGGAACCAGCCTGAGCCGGCCTCACGTGGAATTGTTATCGGTGCTTTTTCACTTGTCATAGGATGGTATGCGCGCCCGGCCTTGTTGCTAACAGCCTTTCCTACAATGCTTGCTGCCTACATTTACCTGATTGTCGGGTTCAGCGACAAGACACATCTTGGTCTGCTGCTTTCGATACTCAAATTCCCTGCGCTCATGCTCGCAAGTCTGTACACTCTTCGATACTGGCTTTCTTTCTGCATGGAAAAATTTGTTGAAAACGAAATCCTCACTGAAAAGCTTGAAGCCATGGTCCGGATAGATGAGCTCACCAAAATTGCAAACCGCAAAGGGTACAACGAAGCACTGGAGCAAGCATTAGAAGTCGCACAACGCTTTGGCAAGCCGCTCACCCTGTTGCTCATTGATGTTGACTACTTCAAGCAATACAACGACCACCTCGGTCATCAGGCCGGTGATCGCTGCATTAAAGCTATTGCAAAAGTTTTGTCCAACCATGCACGTCGTGCAATCGACACCGCAGCCCGCATCGGTGGTGAAGAGTTTGCTTTAATCCTCCCCTCCTGTGATCAGTATCAAGCTACAACCATTGCGGATAAGATACAGGAAACCCTTGCAAATCAGATGATCTACCATCCTGCTTCCCCGATCAGCCCCAATGTAACAATCAGCATAGGTATTTCAGAATACGTTCCAAATGATACTTCCGGTACACTCTACAACAAAGCGGACATGGCGTTGTATGAAGCGAAACATCATGGACGAAACTGTTTTGTTGTGGCCACAGATATTCAAAACAATAGCCAATCGCTTGATGCCGTGTAA
- the zupT gene encoding zinc transporter ZupT, whose amino-acid sequence MHDSATIFFAFGLTLFAGLATGIGSMLAFFTKRTNTGFLSVALGFSAGVMLYVSFIEIFVKAKVELQSELGEVYGMWATVAAFFGGMLFIGIIDRLVPAEENPHEIHNVEEIDSLEVIIKRETPEQKDRKLLRMGVFTALAIGIHNFPEGLATFTAALSDPNLGFAIAVAIAIHNIPEGIAVSVPIYYATESRGKAFTLSFLSGLAEPVGAIIGYLLLMPFLSPTVFGIVFASVAGIMVFISLDELLPTAQAYGEHHLSIYGLVAGMAVMAISLLLFL is encoded by the coding sequence ATGCACGATTCCGCAACAATATTCTTTGCATTTGGCCTCACTCTTTTCGCCGGTCTGGCAACAGGCATCGGCTCTATGCTTGCCTTTTTCACAAAAAGAACAAACACAGGGTTCCTTTCTGTCGCATTAGGATTTTCAGCCGGAGTAATGCTTTATGTGTCGTTCATAGAGATATTCGTGAAGGCAAAGGTAGAACTGCAGTCTGAACTCGGCGAAGTATATGGCATGTGGGCAACTGTTGCCGCGTTCTTTGGCGGTATGCTTTTCATTGGTATTATCGACAGGTTAGTCCCAGCTGAAGAAAACCCGCATGAGATCCATAACGTTGAAGAAATTGACTCTCTCGAAGTAATAATAAAAAGAGAAACACCAGAGCAAAAAGATAGAAAATTGCTTAGAATGGGTGTTTTTACAGCGCTTGCAATCGGTATTCACAATTTTCCGGAAGGGCTTGCAACGTTTACAGCAGCACTATCCGACCCTAACCTCGGGTTTGCCATTGCTGTAGCTATAGCAATCCACAATATCCCAGAAGGAATCGCTGTTTCGGTTCCTATCTACTATGCAACAGAGAGCAGAGGCAAAGCTTTTACTCTGTCCTTCCTTTCCGGTCTGGCCGAACCGGTTGGCGCAATCATCGGTTATCTGTTGCTTATGCCCTTCCTCTCACCAACAGTTTTCGGCATTGTCTTCGCCAGCGTTGCAGGAATCATGGTATTCATCTCTCTGGATGAATTACTTCCAACCGCACAGGCGTACGGTGAGCACCACCTGTCCATATATGGACTGGTAGCCGGTATGGCTGTTATGGCAATTAGCCTGCTACTTTTTTTGTAG
- a CDS encoding methylated-DNA--[protein]-cysteine S-methyltransferase, with protein MFLPEIEQIVGTRLRLILNWQEGKLVELSLLWANGENSTEELSDIGKQLRDCLLRYELGEHVQWPDLPFALEKMTPFGQNVLTALMQVPYGETVSYGELAALAGSPNAARGVGQVMARNRWPLIIPCHRVVAASGLGGFSGQGVSMKRYLLGIEGVLSRT; from the coding sequence ATGTTTTTACCAGAAATTGAACAAATCGTAGGTACTAGACTTCGCCTTATTCTTAACTGGCAGGAAGGAAAGCTGGTTGAGCTGTCTCTCTTATGGGCAAATGGAGAAAACTCAACTGAAGAGTTGTCAGATATTGGGAAGCAATTGCGCGATTGTCTGTTGCGTTATGAATTAGGCGAGCATGTTCAGTGGCCTGATCTTCCATTTGCCCTCGAAAAAATGACGCCGTTTGGTCAGAATGTTCTGACTGCTTTGATGCAGGTGCCATATGGAGAAACGGTTTCTTACGGTGAACTCGCAGCTCTTGCGGGAAGTCCCAACGCAGCGCGTGGGGTTGGGCAGGTGATGGCGCGAAACCGCTGGCCGTTGATTATTCCGTGTCACCGTGTTGTGGCTGCATCAGGGCTCGGCGGCTTTTCTGGTCAGGGGGTAAGTATGAAGCGTTACTTGCTTGGTATTGAAGGCGTATTGTCACGTACGTAG
- a CDS encoding TIGR01212 family radical SAM protein (This family includes YhcC from E. coli K-12, an uncharacterized radical SAM protein.) → MNRYLQLATYFRYRFGERVQKIPLDAGATCPNRDGTLSRSGCIFCNPSGSGSGMGLQGMNLNDQWDSWYNKYTRSQNAKLFIAYLQSFSNTYGPAEKLSKNLTSIASLQGVMGVSIGTRPDCVDEEKLDIIAKQDLDEIWLELGLQSAHDRTLSLINRGHTYEDFVHAVTLAAERGIKVCAHLIAGLPDETTEDFLRTVEMVSALPVRGIKFHSLYVADNTVLAKMWRSGEYFPMTEEEFIDAIVRAVPKVPSTVVIQRLTGDAWVGELLAPHWGISKRALVDKIMAELVEQDVWQGKEVDAPQHVPLWFTIRENLPRRLREQWDIEYDAVAEKMGFLER, encoded by the coding sequence ATGAATAGATATCTCCAATTGGCAACTTACTTTCGCTACCGTTTTGGTGAACGTGTACAAAAAATCCCTCTGGATGCCGGGGCGACTTGTCCTAATCGAGACGGTACTCTTTCCCGTTCCGGTTGCATCTTCTGCAATCCTTCTGGTTCGGGGTCTGGAATGGGTCTCCAGGGGATGAATTTGAATGATCAGTGGGATTCCTGGTATAATAAATATACACGCTCCCAAAACGCGAAATTGTTTATAGCCTATTTGCAGTCTTTTTCCAATACTTATGGGCCTGCTGAAAAACTCTCTAAAAATCTTACTTCTATCGCATCCTTACAGGGTGTTATGGGCGTGTCTATCGGCACTCGTCCTGATTGTGTTGATGAAGAAAAATTGGATATCATCGCAAAGCAGGATTTAGATGAAATATGGCTTGAACTGGGGCTTCAGTCCGCACATGATCGTACATTGTCACTCATAAATCGCGGGCATACCTACGAAGATTTTGTTCACGCTGTCACTCTTGCAGCAGAACGGGGTATTAAGGTCTGTGCGCATTTAATTGCAGGGTTACCGGACGAAACAACAGAAGATTTTTTGCGTACAGTGGAGATGGTGAGTGCGCTTCCTGTACGTGGTATAAAATTTCATAGCTTGTACGTGGCAGATAATACAGTGCTGGCAAAAATGTGGCGGAGTGGTGAATATTTTCCAATGACCGAGGAAGAATTTATCGATGCCATAGTTCGTGCTGTACCTAAAGTTCCCAGCACCGTTGTTATCCAGAGGCTTACAGGTGACGCTTGGGTAGGAGAGTTGCTTGCTCCGCACTGGGGAATTTCTAAGCGTGCGTTGGTGGATAAAATTATGGCTGAACTCGTAGAACAAGATGTGTGGCAAGGGAAAGAAGTAGACGCTCCGCAACATGTTCCGTTGTGGTTCACGATTAGAGAGAATTTGCCGAGGCGTCTGCGTGAGCAATGGGACATCGAGTATGATGCTGTTGCTGAAAAGATGGGCTTTTTGGAGCGATAA
- a CDS encoding rod shape-determining protein: MANALNFLLGMFSNDLAIDLGTANTCVYVKGQGIVLREPSVVAVKKDNRGGSVVLAVGQDAKRMLGRTPGNIQAIRPMKDGVIADFEITEAMLRHFITKVHNSRRLVRPRIIICVPTGITQVEKRAVKESAQSAGAREVYLIEEPMAAAIGANLPIQEPTSNMVVDIGGGTTEVAVISLSGVVYSKSVRVGGDKMDEAIMTHVKRKYSMLIGEATAEDIKIKIASAYAMPAEETLEVKGRDLVTGIPQHITITSEEIRKAIAEQVDSIVQAVRIALEQTPPELAADIVDRGIVLTGGGALLKGLDQLLREETSLPITVVDDPLSTVVMGTGKALDNLDILKEVTVD; the protein is encoded by the coding sequence ATGGCCAACGCATTAAATTTTCTTCTTGGAATGTTTTCCAACGACCTTGCTATTGACCTTGGTACCGCAAACACCTGCGTTTACGTAAAAGGGCAAGGCATTGTACTGCGCGAGCCTTCCGTAGTTGCTGTTAAAAAAGACAACCGCGGCGGCAGCGTTGTACTTGCTGTCGGGCAGGATGCCAAGCGCATGCTTGGACGTACCCCGGGTAACATTCAAGCGATTCGTCCTATGAAAGACGGCGTTATCGCAGATTTTGAAATTACGGAAGCTATGCTCCGTCATTTCATCACCAAAGTCCACAATTCTCGTCGCCTTGTACGCCCGAGAATTATTATCTGCGTACCGACCGGTATTACTCAGGTTGAAAAACGCGCAGTTAAAGAATCTGCACAAAGTGCCGGTGCCCGTGAAGTATACCTTATTGAGGAACCAATGGCAGCTGCAATTGGAGCTAATCTCCCGATTCAGGAGCCTACCTCCAACATGGTAGTAGACATCGGTGGCGGCACCACGGAAGTTGCAGTAATCTCCCTTTCCGGTGTTGTTTATTCCAAATCTGTACGCGTTGGCGGTGACAAAATGGACGAAGCCATTATGACACACGTTAAACGCAAATACAGCATGCTCATTGGTGAAGCGACTGCAGAAGACATCAAAATTAAAATTGCTTCTGCATACGCGATGCCGGCGGAAGAAACTCTGGAAGTAAAAGGTCGCGACCTTGTAACAGGTATCCCGCAACACATAACTATTACTTCTGAAGAAATCCGTAAGGCTATTGCAGAACAGGTTGATTCCATTGTACAGGCTGTGCGCATTGCACTGGAACAGACTCCTCCGGAACTTGCAGCTGACATCGTAGACCGCGGCATTGTTCTTACTGGCGGCGGTGCGCTGCTTAAAGGCCTTGACCAGCTTCTTCGCGAAGAAACTTCCCTGCCTATTACCGTAGTGGATGACCCGCTCTCCACAGTTGTAATGGGCACAGGCAAGGCTCTTGATAACTTGGACATTTTGAAGGAGGTAACGGTCGATTAA
- the mreC gene encoding rod shape-determining protein MreC produces the protein MRSGAVDRFAANTGLEFTGAVLKPGKWVVHNATDLWNEYIYLQDVQQENARLLTQVKNLSFELADARENVAELKRLRALMHLSPPPMWDRVAARVLSYRIGVQAELDSIILDKGYMNGAEKNTPVVTHEGVVGRIVKAGPTTSSALLLTDLNSRIAVISSHNRTRGLLVGSGSRDELQLKYVPINAELEEGELLVTSGLAGAYPKGLPIAKIVSITHSDISLFKTVKAKPLAGLSNLEEIILLQAPPVTAESEATSLSEEKNSSKKVEQNATH, from the coding sequence ATGCGTTCCGGTGCAGTAGATCGATTTGCTGCCAATACAGGGTTAGAGTTCACCGGTGCTGTGTTAAAGCCCGGGAAATGGGTTGTACACAATGCTACAGACCTGTGGAATGAATATATCTACCTGCAAGATGTACAGCAAGAAAACGCCCGACTGTTGACGCAAGTAAAAAACCTGAGTTTTGAGCTTGCTGACGCCAGAGAAAATGTTGCCGAGTTAAAACGACTTAGAGCACTTATGCACCTCTCTCCACCTCCTATGTGGGACAGAGTGGCTGCTCGTGTGCTTTCGTACCGAATCGGAGTTCAGGCAGAACTGGACTCTATAATCCTTGATAAAGGCTACATGAATGGCGCAGAAAAAAACACACCTGTCGTCACTCATGAAGGTGTTGTAGGCCGTATTGTTAAAGCTGGCCCTACTACATCCTCTGCTCTGCTGCTTACTGACCTTAACAGCCGCATTGCTGTTATCAGCAGTCACAACAGAACTAGAGGCCTGCTTGTGGGCTCTGGATCCCGCGACGAACTGCAACTTAAATATGTTCCTATCAACGCTGAGCTTGAAGAAGGGGAACTACTTGTAACGTCCGGTCTTGCAGGTGCATACCCTAAGGGTTTGCCTATTGCTAAAATCGTATCCATTACGCATTCAGATATTTCGCTTTTTAAAACGGTAAAGGCTAAACCGCTTGCCGGTTTGAGCAACCTTGAAGAAATCATTTTGCTACAGGCGCCCCCTGTAACTGCAGAGAGCGAAGCAACGTCTTTATCTGAAGAAAAAAACTCTTCAAAAAAAGTTGAACAGAATGCCACTCACTAG
- the mrdA gene encoding penicillin-binding protein 2, translating into MSMQLDPEGYQPPKTGLWLLQGLVLLLFLIFLLRFWYLQIHHGEDFAKKSRDNRIRQAQIYAPRGLLRARGGELLAENRPAYGLGIVREDVKDIDTTLKQISLWTGVPLENIEKRYKKGRWRTKAFEPLLLVPTINFSQLATIEANSLDWPGLEVMTRPQRYYPEGELFAHILGYVSEANEKELEANKALDLGDTIGKQGLELIEENTLRGTKGLRQMEVDISGREYNSQTLEEPSAGSSVTLSIDLGLQRMAANELKDQAGCIVVMNPDTGELYALVTAPSYDPNAFTRGLSHKEWGELRDNPQFPLQNRVIQSVYPPASIWKLLMAGLYLQEGIDPNETINCNGKYKLGNHTFRCWKKWGHGQENLTEALIHSCDVYFYEMGQRIGIDKIEAFARKNGFGSQTGIDLPHERSGLVPSKAWKRKRFNQPWQGGETVITSIGQGFTLVTPVQIAVFISSLLNEKGELLKPNLFKGTPKTVRGISPLSKDQREFIVKAMQKTVEAKHGTARILRTKRAIVGGKTGTAQVTKLKLDANDNRLKNKDLEYWQRDHAWMAAWSKFNGKKYVVVTMVEHGGGGSSTAGPIMRNILNYIYENDK; encoded by the coding sequence ATGTCAATGCAACTTGATCCAGAAGGCTACCAACCTCCCAAAACAGGATTATGGTTGTTGCAGGGGCTTGTGCTTCTGCTTTTTCTCATATTTCTGCTTAGATTCTGGTATCTTCAAATTCACCATGGCGAAGACTTTGCAAAAAAGTCCCGTGACAACCGGATTCGACAGGCACAAATTTATGCCCCTCGAGGTTTGTTGCGTGCCCGCGGCGGCGAATTACTTGCAGAAAACCGCCCAGCGTATGGTCTTGGCATTGTTCGTGAAGACGTAAAAGACATCGACACAACATTGAAGCAGATTAGCCTGTGGACAGGCGTCCCTCTGGAAAATATTGAAAAACGGTATAAGAAAGGTCGCTGGCGCACCAAAGCGTTTGAACCCCTTTTGCTTGTTCCTACCATTAATTTTTCCCAGCTAGCCACCATAGAAGCAAACTCCTTAGACTGGCCAGGCCTGGAGGTCATGACTCGACCTCAGCGGTATTACCCCGAAGGTGAACTCTTTGCGCATATCCTTGGCTATGTTTCTGAAGCTAACGAAAAAGAACTGGAAGCAAATAAAGCGTTGGACCTTGGTGATACCATAGGCAAACAAGGCCTTGAGCTCATCGAGGAAAATACGCTGAGAGGCACTAAGGGCTTGCGGCAAATGGAAGTTGACATATCCGGTCGCGAATACAACTCGCAAACACTGGAAGAGCCGTCAGCCGGTTCATCCGTTACCCTGTCTATTGACCTTGGCCTGCAACGCATGGCGGCTAACGAATTAAAAGATCAGGCTGGTTGTATCGTGGTAATGAACCCGGATACTGGAGAATTGTATGCGCTTGTCACCGCACCAAGTTATGACCCCAACGCATTCACACGCGGCCTGAGTCACAAAGAATGGGGAGAGCTGCGTGACAACCCTCAATTCCCACTTCAAAACCGGGTTATCCAATCCGTTTACCCTCCTGCATCCATCTGGAAGCTGCTCATGGCAGGCCTGTACCTGCAGGAAGGCATTGACCCTAATGAAACTATCAACTGCAACGGCAAATACAAGCTGGGCAACCATACATTCCGTTGTTGGAAAAAATGGGGACATGGCCAGGAAAATTTAACCGAAGCACTGATACACTCATGCGATGTATATTTTTATGAAATGGGTCAGCGCATCGGCATTGATAAGATCGAGGCCTTCGCCCGTAAAAACGGATTTGGTTCACAAACCGGCATTGACCTGCCGCACGAACGCTCCGGTCTTGTCCCGTCCAAAGCGTGGAAACGCAAGCGTTTCAATCAGCCGTGGCAAGGCGGCGAAACGGTTATCACATCTATTGGTCAAGGATTTACGTTAGTTACCCCTGTCCAGATTGCCGTCTTTATATCTTCACTGCTTAATGAAAAAGGGGAACTGCTTAAGCCGAACCTCTTCAAAGGTACTCCCAAAACAGTCCGAGGGATATCACCTCTATCTAAAGATCAACGAGAATTCATTGTTAAAGCAATGCAGAAAACGGTAGAAGCCAAACACGGAACAGCACGCATTCTGCGTACGAAGCGTGCAATTGTTGGCGGCAAAACAGGGACGGCTCAGGTTACAAAGCTTAAACTTGATGCCAATGACAACCGCCTGAAAAACAAAGATCTTGAGTATTGGCAGCGAGACCATGCATGGATGGCAGCATGGTCAAAGTTCAATGGGAAAAAATACGTTGTTGTTACCATGGTTGAACACGGAGGCGGTGGTTCTTCTACTGCCGGTCCGATTATGCGCAATATCTTGAATTACATTTATGAGAATGACAAATGA
- the rodA gene encoding rod shape-determining protein RodA yields the protein MIAFDRRLLTHMNWGLLLITILLFGIGVLNLYSASAFMSQEGMAVTAYYQKQLVWGIIGFGILILSILIDYRHLKSLAWPIFIITIITLILVPIAGKTIYGARRWLDLGFFNFQPSELAKISTIVITARLLARSSHPLDWKELFIMLGICSIPAALILIQPDLGTTLNMLLNVGGIILYRGLTRRVFKTCAILIPSLVPVGWLCMLDYQRQRVLTFLNPGDDPLGAGYQIIQSQIAIGSGQITGKGFLGGTQSQLRFLPEKHTDFAIAVFGEEWGFIGCLLLLSLFCLFLLAIFTTSRDAKDRFGSFLSAGVFFYFFWQFLINMGMVMGLMPVVGIPLPFISYGGSATVVNLCLIGLVLNVSMRRFVFKTD from the coding sequence ATGATTGCATTTGACAGACGCCTGCTTACACACATGAACTGGGGATTGCTTCTTATAACAATTCTCTTATTCGGCATTGGAGTCTTGAACCTTTACTCCGCAAGTGCGTTTATGTCTCAGGAAGGTATGGCTGTTACAGCGTATTACCAGAAGCAACTTGTATGGGGCATCATAGGCTTCGGTATCCTTATCTTATCCATACTCATCGATTATCGTCATTTAAAGAGCCTGGCATGGCCTATTTTCATCATAACCATCATCACACTCATTCTGGTACCCATCGCAGGTAAAACCATCTATGGTGCACGCCGCTGGCTTGATTTAGGTTTTTTTAACTTTCAACCGAGTGAACTGGCGAAAATTTCCACCATTGTCATCACAGCACGGCTTCTTGCCCGTTCTTCACATCCTCTGGACTGGAAAGAACTCTTCATTATGCTAGGGATCTGCTCCATTCCGGCTGCCCTCATTTTAATACAGCCGGATCTTGGTACAACACTGAACATGCTTTTAAATGTTGGTGGAATCATTCTATACCGAGGCCTGACACGCCGTGTTTTTAAAACATGCGCGATTCTAATCCCGTCGCTTGTTCCTGTAGGCTGGCTCTGTATGCTGGACTACCAGCGCCAACGCGTGCTCACATTTTTGAATCCGGGAGATGATCCTCTGGGAGCGGGCTACCAAATTATCCAGTCCCAAATTGCTATTGGTTCCGGCCAAATTACTGGGAAAGGCTTCCTTGGCGGCACTCAGTCGCAGTTGCGTTTTTTACCGGAAAAGCATACGGATTTTGCTATTGCTGTATTCGGGGAAGAATGGGGATTTATTGGCTGTCTTTTACTGCTGTCTCTATTCTGCCTCTTTTTACTGGCTATCTTTACCACCAGCAGAGATGCAAAAGACCGTTTCGGTTCTTTTTTATCCGCCGGCGTTTTCTTTTACTTCTTCTGGCAGTTCCTTATCAACATGGGAATGGTAATGGGGCTTATGCCGGTAGTTGGTATTCCACTACCTTTTATCAGCTACGGCGGTAGTGCTACAGTGGTAAACCTGTGCCTTATCGGCCTTGTATTGAATGTCTCGATGCGACGATTTGTTTTCAAAACAGATTAA